Proteins encoded within one genomic window of Sulfurovum sp. XGS-02:
- a CDS encoding pyridoxal phosphate-dependent aminotransferase family protein: MYENELKALKKAGRLRDRKLYDDRLDDLASNDYLGLSLNKKQFKKAVKLVNEYETISSKASMLVNGYHPIHRIFEMTMAEYNGFEEGLVVGSGFLANMALIEALVRKGDMLFMDEEYHASGVMASQLLGDRVVTFAHNDAEDLREKLAAYPAKRQIIAVEGVYSMGGDLCKKEIFDIADEVKALLIVDEAHSAGVLGTKLLGIFEYYGISINERHIKMGTLGKAYGSYGAYILASKNVISFLENRAKPIIYSTAPSVFDTALALVNVEHIRKKAEKYRKKILERQVAVRKQLGIECQSLIVPIEMPSNEHTLFVQKGLMAQGYLVGAIRQPTVKKPIIRVILNLGISVQKIRHALALISHNTVQ, translated from the coding sequence ATGTATGAAAATGAATTAAAAGCCCTCAAAAAAGCTGGACGGTTGAGAGATCGTAAACTCTATGATGACAGGTTGGATGATCTGGCTTCCAATGATTACTTGGGGTTGTCACTTAATAAAAAACAGTTTAAAAAAGCGGTCAAACTGGTCAATGAATATGAAACGATCAGCTCCAAAGCGAGTATGCTGGTGAACGGCTACCATCCTATACACAGGATCTTTGAGATGACCATGGCTGAGTATAACGGTTTTGAAGAGGGACTTGTGGTAGGTTCCGGTTTTCTGGCGAACATGGCACTCATAGAGGCATTGGTACGTAAAGGAGATATGCTTTTCATGGATGAAGAGTACCACGCTTCAGGCGTGATGGCTTCTCAGCTTTTGGGAGACAGGGTGGTCACATTTGCGCATAATGATGCGGAGGACCTGAGAGAAAAGTTAGCCGCATACCCGGCCAAAAGACAGATCATCGCAGTGGAGGGTGTCTACTCGATGGGCGGTGATCTTTGCAAAAAAGAGATCTTTGACATTGCCGATGAAGTCAAGGCACTGCTTATCGTCGATGAAGCACACAGTGCAGGAGTACTTGGCACCAAACTCCTGGGTATCTTTGAGTATTACGGTATCAGTATCAATGAGAGACATATCAAGATGGGGACACTGGGGAAAGCTTATGGTTCTTACGGTGCCTATATCCTGGCTTCGAAAAACGTGATCAGTTTCCTGGAGAACAGAGCAAAACCCATCATCTATTCCACCGCACCCTCTGTGTTTGATACCGCATTGGCACTGGTCAATGTCGAACATATACGTAAAAAAGCAGAAAAATATAGAAAGAAGATCCTCGAGCGACAGGTAGCGGTAAGAAAACAGTTGGGGATCGAGTGTCAGAGTCTCATCGTACCTATAGAAATGCCAAGCAATGAACATACACTCTTTGTACAGAAAGGCTTGATGGCACAAGGGTACCTGGTAGGTGCAATACGTCAGCCTACAGTGAAAAAACCTATCATCAGGGTGATATTGAACCTGGGTATCTCTGTACAGAAGATCAGACATGCGTTAGCACTCATTAGTCATAACACGGTACAATAA
- a CDS encoding transglycosylase domain-containing protein — translation MFNSLVKGSIILAMLFGVALTAAFIYAYEEISLDADKLINYKPETSSIIYDRNGEKLAYVFKDQHRLYATYDEIPGILVEGLVAMEDTQFFEHNGVNPDAILRAVVKDIQAGAFVEGGSTLTQQLIKNKILSNEKKLARKIKEAILALKIEHELSKEDIIERYLNEISYGNNYFGVKTAANGYFHKELHELTLKEAAILVGLPNAPSYYNPLKHYKRALDRANNVLYRMKSIGWITKSDYLKAVKESPVVHKTSLTQNIAPGIVDEVLRRFKGKLGDIRTGGYEIYTTVDMKQQAIAKEAVDFAYKKALKKYKEKAETSTLNTAFVAVESKTGDILAMVGGADYERSAYNRVTQSKRQPGSAFKPFIYQTALDMGYNPASPLTDLARTFQYYYQGKPKIWAPKNYEHDFKGFIPFREALVHSRNLATINLVADLGVSTIRKRLAFLDVPHIPRDMSIALGNLGLSPLKMAQIFSVFANEGHMIEPRLVSKIISKEGAVIYETRPKEIEDFTTPEQAYLMTDVLMDVVKRGTGRNARVDGIELAGKTGTTNDNIDAWFCGYSPTIETIVWFGRDDNSRIGRGATGGALAAPAFSFYYKKLLELYPETKRTFDIPEGVFRGEYQGKAELYTQNSPLPDSHKRRVQNYDGYDQLLAEEIEITEDNNPDEGEIGMAPMINIDEDPVSQEEIVEEEDDPLHPKRKVPLTPVSNDSGTLF, via the coding sequence GTGTTCAACAGTTTAGTAAAAGGTTCAATTATCTTAGCCATGCTATTTGGCGTGGCATTGACTGCAGCGTTTATCTATGCTTATGAAGAGATATCTTTGGATGCAGATAAGCTCATCAATTATAAACCGGAAACCTCTTCCATCATCTATGACAGAAACGGTGAAAAACTTGCCTATGTCTTTAAAGATCAACACCGTCTTTATGCGACCTATGATGAAATTCCAGGGATTCTTGTCGAAGGGCTTGTTGCGATGGAAGATACGCAGTTCTTTGAACACAACGGGGTGAACCCTGATGCGATCCTCAGGGCAGTAGTGAAAGATATACAGGCAGGTGCGTTTGTTGAGGGTGGAAGTACACTGACCCAACAGCTCATCAAAAATAAAATACTCTCTAACGAAAAGAAACTTGCACGTAAGATCAAAGAGGCTATCTTGGCACTGAAGATCGAGCACGAGTTAAGTAAAGAAGATATCATTGAGCGATACCTTAATGAGATATCTTACGGAAATAACTACTTTGGTGTCAAAACCGCTGCAAACGGGTACTTTCATAAAGAGCTTCATGAGTTGACGCTCAAAGAAGCGGCCATTTTGGTAGGTTTGCCCAATGCACCGAGTTATTATAACCCCCTGAAGCATTATAAACGTGCGTTGGATCGTGCCAATAATGTACTCTACCGTATGAAAAGCATAGGGTGGATCACGAAAAGTGATTACCTTAAAGCGGTGAAAGAATCCCCTGTAGTACATAAAACCTCTTTAACCCAGAATATCGCACCCGGTATCGTAGATGAAGTACTGAGACGGTTTAAAGGGAAATTGGGTGACATACGTACAGGCGGGTATGAGATCTATACGACGGTCGATATGAAACAGCAGGCCATTGCAAAAGAGGCGGTTGATTTTGCCTACAAAAAAGCACTCAAAAAATATAAGGAGAAAGCAGAAACCTCTACACTGAATACGGCATTTGTAGCGGTAGAGAGTAAAACAGGTGATATCTTGGCAATGGTAGGCGGGGCAGATTATGAAAGGTCTGCGTATAACCGTGTGACACAGTCAAAGCGTCAGCCTGGATCTGCCTTCAAACCGTTTATCTACCAAACAGCCTTGGATATGGGGTACAATCCCGCAAGTCCCTTGACAGACCTGGCAAGAACTTTCCAGTATTACTATCAGGGAAAACCTAAGATCTGGGCACCTAAAAATTATGAACATGACTTTAAAGGATTTATCCCTTTCAGAGAAGCTCTGGTACATTCACGTAACCTTGCGACCATTAACCTGGTAGCGGATCTGGGAGTGAGTACGATCCGTAAAAGGTTGGCATTTTTGGATGTACCGCATATCCCTAGAGATATGTCCATAGCCTTGGGTAACCTTGGGTTAAGTCCATTGAAAATGGCGCAGATATTTTCCGTATTTGCGAATGAAGGCCATATGATAGAGCCAAGACTTGTAAGCAAGATCATCTCCAAAGAGGGAGCTGTGATCTATGAAACACGTCCTAAAGAGATAGAAGATTTTACTACACCAGAACAGGCATACTTGATGACCGATGTCCTGATGGATGTGGTAAAGAGAGGTACGGGTAGAAATGCAAGAGTAGACGGTATCGAACTTGCAGGGAAAACGGGTACGACCAATGACAATATCGATGCATGGTTCTGCGGATACTCTCCAACCATTGAAACCATTGTCTGGTTCGGTAGAGATGACAATAGTCGCATAGGACGCGGAGCGACAGGAGGAGCACTGGCTGCACCTGCATTTTCTTTTTACTATAAGAAACTGTTAGAGTTGTATCCGGAGACGAAACGGACCTTTGATATCCCGGAGGGTGTATTTAGAGGTGAGTATCAGGGCAAGGCAGAACTTTACACACAAAATTCTCCGCTGCCTGACAGCCATAAAAGAAGGGTACAAAACTATGATGGATATGATCAACTTTTAGCAGAAGAGATAGAGATCACAGAAGATAACAATCCTGATGAGGGAGAGATAGGCATGGCCCCTATGATCAATATCGATGAAGACCCGGTTTCTCAAGAAGAAATCGTTGAAGAAGAGGATGATCCTTTGCATCCTAAACGAAAAGTGCCTTTAACGCCTGTTTCCAACGACAGC
- the maf gene encoding septum formation inhibitor Maf: MIYLCSSSESRALLLTNFGIDFMQKSVAYDEEQITTPIAKDFVYTASKGKLDAAIRQFGIETPLLCADTVIAAADGTILRKPKNREDARRILRIQSGSTISIISSAHYRSKHLAFSDISATHYHFSKFEEEDLEKYLESGLWQGKAGGCMVEGFCKKYIKSVDGHESTAMGLQVETLLPWIKVKNQYV; encoded by the coding sequence ATGATCTATTTGTGTTCATCTTCTGAAAGCAGGGCGTTGCTTCTTACTAACTTTGGCATCGATTTTATGCAAAAGTCAGTAGCGTATGATGAAGAACAGATCACCACACCCATAGCAAAAGATTTTGTCTATACCGCAAGCAAAGGGAAACTCGATGCAGCCATTCGTCAGTTTGGGATTGAGACACCTCTGCTCTGTGCAGATACGGTCATCGCTGCTGCGGATGGAACGATCTTGAGAAAACCCAAAAATAGAGAAGATGCAAGACGTATTTTGAGGATACAAAGTGGTTCGACCATCTCTATCATCTCTTCTGCCCACTACAGGTCAAAACATCTGGCTTTTTCAGATATCTCTGCAACGCATTACCATTTTTCAAAGTTTGAGGAAGAGGATCTGGAGAAGTATCTTGAGAGCGGACTGTGGCAGGGCAAAGCAGGTGGATGCATGGTCGAAGGTTTTTGTAAAAAATACATCAAATCCGTAGACGGCCATGAAAGCACGGCGATGGGTCTACAGGTGGAAACACTCTTGCCATGGATAAAGGTAAAAAATCAATATGTATGA